From Opisthocomus hoazin isolate bOpiHoa1 unplaced genomic scaffold, bOpiHoa1.hap1 HAP1_SCAFFOLD_131, whole genome shotgun sequence, one genomic window encodes:
- the LOC142359798 gene encoding uncharacterized protein LOC142359798 isoform X1, with protein sequence MLQRLQRVFVFAQGRHRGLQPWAGAGGAPGAGSGADGDGPSLCRWRARCCRAPGGRGGAGASRGRSGALAGLRLQRGRRWRTAKRPELRKRKGGEQEREASEAVESSGSAVSESSGGGQPSDQSYGRGREESRREASEVAESPGSAERESCVACTLLLIFGSLCQAARCSGSRLTECSQLEQRAQLQEGVPRCRRGRGSVGGPEPWSRTAPGTGWVEDSNATRVMEEEGRKREKRLKWQSLLAVL encoded by the exons atgctacaacggcttcagagagtctttgtgtttgcccaaggacggcatcgtgggctccagccgtgggccggggccgggggagccccaggtgcgggcagcggggctgatggcgacggcccctccctctgccggtggagggcccggtgctgccgtgccccgggtggccgtggaggggccggtgcgagccgagggaggagtggagctttagccgggctgcggctgcagcgagggagaag gtggaggacagccaagcgaccagagttacggaagaggaagggaggagagcaggagagagaagcatctgaagcggtaGAGTCTTCcggcagcgctgtgagcgagagcagcg gtgggggacagccaagcgaccagagttatggaagaggaagggaggagagcaggagagaagcgtctgaagtggcagagtctcccggcagcgccgagagagagagctgcg tggcctgcaccctgctcctcatttttggcagcctctgccaagcagcgcgttgctccgggagccgactgaccgagtgttcccagctggagcaacgggcgcagctgcaggaaggagtgccgaggtgtcggaggggcagagggagcgtcgggggccccgagccctggagcagaacggctcccgggactggctgg gtggaggacagcaaTGCGACcagagttatggaagaggaaggtagaaagagagagaagcgtctgaagtggcAGAGTCTCCTAGCAGTGCTGTGA
- the LOC142359798 gene encoding uncharacterized protein LOC142359798 isoform X2: protein MRGAAEQHGGTLVAGAGEQRGQRWRTAKRPELRKRKGGEQEREASEAVESSGSAVSESSGGGQPSDQSYGRGREESRREASEVAESPGSAERESCVACTLLLIFGSLCQAARCSGSRLTECSQLEQRAQLQEGVPRCRRGRGSVGGPEPWSRTAPGTGWVEDSNATRVMEEEGRKREKRLKWQSLLAVL from the exons atgcgcggtgcggcggagcagcatggcggcactCTGGTGGCGggtgcaggggagcagagaggccagcg gtggaggacagccaagcgaccagagttacggaagaggaagggaggagagcaggagagagaagcatctgaagcggtaGAGTCTTCcggcagcgctgtgagcgagagcagcg gtgggggacagccaagcgaccagagttatggaagaggaagggaggagagcaggagagaagcgtctgaagtggcagagtctcccggcagcgccgagagagagagctgcg tggcctgcaccctgctcctcatttttggcagcctctgccaagcagcgcgttgctccgggagccgactgaccgagtgttcccagctggagcaacgggcgcagctgcaggaaggagtgccgaggtgtcggaggggcagagggagcgtcgggggccccgagccctggagcagaacggctcccgggactggctgg gtggaggacagcaaTGCGACcagagttatggaagaggaaggtagaaagagagagaagcgtctgaagtggcAGAGTCTCCTAGCAGTGCTGTGA